The Paenibacillus sp. RC334 nucleotide sequence GTCGGTTAGACCCACGAACAACATCACATGCTCGGTCAAAATTTTTGCTCCAAGGCTTACTGCTTCCTCAGGGCGGATACTTCCGTCAGTCCAAACCTCAAGTGTCAGCTTGTCATAATTCGTAACCTGGCCGACACGCGTATTTTCTATGCCATAGTTCACGCGTGAAATCGGAGTGTAGATGGAGTCGACGGGAATGACGCCGATCGGCTGGTCATCACGTTTATTCCGATCCTGCTTAACGTAACCGCGACCGCGATTGGCGAAAATACGCATGTGAAGTCTCGAACCCGGTCCGAGCGTAGCAATGTGAAGATCCGGATTAAGAATTTCCACATCACTGTCCGCACGGATATCTCCTGCCGTTACAACTCCTTCGCCTTCCGCATCGATTTCGAGTACCTTCTCTTCATCCGAGTGGATTTTAAGCGATAAAGCTTTCAGGTTCAGTATGATCTCCGTTACGTCTTCCTTCACACCGGGAACCG carries:
- a CDS encoding DNA-directed RNA polymerase subunit alpha yields the protein MIEIEKPKIETVDVNDDGTYGKFVVEPLERGYGTTLGNSLRRILLSSLPGAAVTSVQIDGVLHEFATVPGVKEDVTEIILNLKALSLKIHSDEEKVLEIDAEGEGVVTAGDIRADSDVEILNPDLHIATLGPGSRLHMRIFANRGRGYVKQDRNKRDDQPIGVIPVDSIYTPISRVNYGIENTRVGQVTNYDKLTLEVWTDGSIRPEEAVSLGAKILTEHVMLFVGLTDEAKDAEIMVEKEEDKKEKVLEMTIEELDLSVRSYNCLKRAGINTVQELTTKSEEDMMKVRNLGRKSLEEVQEKLEELGLGLRTEE